In the genome of Bradyrhizobium sp. CB3481, the window ACCTGCTAAGCCCCCGCCTATGGCGGGGCGAAAACAGGAAGTTTTACAGCTACGGGAATGAAGTCATGAAGTCTCCTTGGGGAACCGCCAAGAACCCTCAAGGAGACTATGATGGAAGCAGAGTACAATCATCTTAATCACGCGACCTGGGATTGCAAGTACCACGTCGTGTTCACGCCGAAGTATCGCAAGAAGCTGCTGTTCGGCAAGATCAAGAGGCATTTGGGCCAGGTATTTCACGATCTGGCACGACGCAAGGAGTGCCGGATTGAGGAAGGCCACTTGATGCCCGATCATGTTCACATGCTGATATCGATACCACCCAAATATTCGGTGTCGCAGATCGTTGGGTATATGAAAGGGAAGAGCTCAATATGGATCGCACAGAACGTCGAACGTAAGATGCGAAATTTCCTGGGCCACAAATTCTGGGCACGCGGATACTTCGTCACGACCGTGGGGCGTGACGAGGACATGATCCGAGCCTATATCAAGAACCAGGAAATGGCCGACCAGCAATTAGATCAAATGGAGCTGAAGATTTCAGCTACCCCAAGATCCAATCAATCGTCCTAATATCCCTTAAAACCGCCTTTGGCGGTTCCCCATCAAACCTCCAGCTCTGCTGGAGGTTATTGGCTGACGACCCGCCAGCAATCCGCGCGCGAGATAATCGAACACTGTTTGCGGGGTTACTCCAAGCTCAGCCGCAGCGCCCTGAATGGAGAAGCTACCGTCGGGCCAGCGCATCGGGTTCTTGTCCACGCCGTTGATTTTGACGGTGGGAATGCCCCAACGGGTACGCAGCACCCAGACGTTCTCGCCTTTGAAGGCGCAGCCTCGGGCCGCGACGAAGCCTTCTTGATTGAGTATTGCCGCGATCTCGCCATCCATTTTGTGTTCAGCATGCAGCTCGAGAATCCGTTGCCGCAACTGATCAATATCGACGTAGTCGCGGTAGGTGTGAACGCGCCGTTGCACGTGATGCTCGGTGGTTGCGCCAGTCTGCCAGACGATCTTGAGCCACACCTGACCTCGGGTCCGCTTCTGATCAAGAACGACTTCGCGGATGACAAATCGCAGAATGCGCTTGCGATCGGCTGCCGACGTGGTGGCCGCGTTCCAAATCCGCGGCAGGTTCTCGCCGAGCGCTTGTAGCCCTGTGCGTTCCGCCGGGCTAATCAGAAGCGGCTCTTGCGCGCGCCAACGCGCATGCTCCTGCTCGACCGCTTCGACGACACGTAGTTTCTCTTCCCAAGCCCGCTCAAGCGAGCGCGCCACAAGCCGGTTCTCGGGCTCTACGGTGTCATATTGACGCCGAGCGCGCTCAGCCTCGTAGCGGGCGCGCTCCACGCGAAGCGCCCACTGGCGCTCGAGCTGACGACTCTCCTGCTCCAGTTGGCCCGCCGCCGCGAGTGCGATCTCAATCTGATCCGGCACCAGAGCATCGAGGACCACCCGCTCGACCAAGCCGTCAACGGCCAAGGCCCGGACTTCCTGGCACAGAACACTGCCTTGCTGGTCCCGATCCGAGCGACAGCAATAGACCGGATAGTCGGCATTCGGGCCCGTGTAGCGCATGCTCATGCGCCGTCCGCAACGGCCACAGATCGCAATTCCTTGTAACAGGGCTGCCCCCTTGCGTGGTACGCCAGTGTGTCCCGCCTCATAGCGGCAGACGTTATCTGCCAGTCGCCCCTGGTTGGCCATGAACTCCTCCCAGCTGATATAGCCTGGGTGAGCGGCGTGCAGGCAAACTGCCCAATCCGCGATCGCCACCTTGACCGTTCCCGTCAGCGATCCCAGCCGACATCGGCTCGGATCCTTCTGCCGGCGGCCATAGACATATGCCCCAGCATAGGCCGGATTTTGAAGGATACTAAGGACGCGTGCACTATCTGGCGCACGCCAGACGATCTCGTGTGGAGATGGCCCAAGCAGCGGTCGAACCGGCAAGGACAATCCGTTCCTGTCCAGGTAACGCATCACACGGCGAGCGCTTTGCAATTCCCGGAATTTGGCGAACACGAGGCGAAGACGGGCCTGTACCTCCTCATCGGGATTGAGAACAATTGCGCCTGCCCGATCGTAGGCGAGCCCGGCCGGCAGGGGCAGCCGCAACTCACCTCGCGCCGCCTTCTGGCGCTCGCCTTGATGAAGGCGCATCCGAAGCTGATGCAGCTCCGCCTCGCTCATGATGCCGGACAAGCCCAACAGCAGGCGGTCGTGATAGGCGCGCGGGTCGTAAAGCCGCTCGCCATCGGCAATGAGCACGCTGAACACCGAGCAAAGTTCGAGAAGCTGATGCCAGTCCCGATTGTTGCGTGCCAAGCGAGAAGCGTCGAGGCTCACCACAAGACCAGCGTTGCCAAGGCCGATCTCGGCAATGAGCTTCTGGAAACCATGGCGATCCACAGCGCCAGCACCGGATTTGCCCAGATCCTCGTCAATAACCTGGACGCGCTCGGGCGGCCAGCCCAGCCCGATGGCGCGATCGACGAGGCGGTACTGTAGCTCCGTGCTCTCCTGGTGCTGGCGCACCTGGTTCACGGATGATTGCCGCACGTAGACATAGGCCAACTTCGCTCGGTGCGCAGTCGTGAGCCGCTCGTCAGCGACGTTCAAGCTGATCAGCACGACCCAGTCTCCTTCCGGGCGTGCCGGGAACCGCTTGCATTCGCCGCAGCAGCGTGGCGAAGGTTTGAGCGATCTGGGCTTGCGTCGCGATCGACAGATTCGGCCACAGGCGCGGAATCTCGGCCGTCGGACAGCGGGGTGGATTTGCCAGGGTTGGCAGGGGTCGATACGCAACGCGACCTACAAGTGGTCGGTGGGTCATCGCGAATCACCTTCTCGTCGAGAAGACTCAGACTCGCGCTCAAATGTTGCATCAATGGGATCAGCGTACGTGCACTGATGCGCGGCAGACCGGCGGCATTCGGACGGAAGGTGATTGGCGTATCGCCAAGATCCGTCGATGCGATCCGAACCGCCCGGCGCCGTCCGTCCGGCAGCGCGACAACGACGTAGGTGGGACCGCGTCCCGACCGCTCCTTCAGCACCTCAAGCCGGTGCCCAAAAAGGAAATGATGCGGGTCGGTGATCGTGACGTGAGACACGATCCGCTCAAGAATAGGGGTACTCTGTCGTGTTCGGCGACCCCGCCATGACCCTCGCCGCCATCGATCGCCTCGTTCACCACGCCACCATCTTGGAGATGAACGTCGAGAGCTATCGCAGGCGCACCGCCCTCGAACGAAAGCGCGGCCCCGGACGGCCGCCTTCGCATGCGACACCCAAAACTGTCGCTGATTGACGCTCCGCGACAATCAGAGCCAACAAAACTCTTGCGCGCGACAATCATCGCGGCAATCATCACCTCGCCGCGACACCGACTCGCCATCCTGATTGTCGCGCGCTTCCCACCCAGATTGTCGCGCTATAAATCGGCGTGCGGGCACTTCGGGAGCAGGTGCGCGTGCAGGATCGAATGCACCTCGTTCTTGAGCCGCGTACGGTGCCGCACGACCTGGTAGCGCCGCGCCACCAGCCTACGCTTGCGTTCAGTCTCCGCATCAGGTGTCCAGATCTGCGGCAGGTACCCGGCCGCCTGCAGACTGGCGAGCGTGCCGGCATCGATCTTGTCGGTCTTGACGTGAGCCTGGGCGATCGCCTTCACCTGCAGCGGATTAGCGATAATCACCCGTGCCACGAACGGCGCCAGCACTCGCGAGGCCGCCATGCTGTTGGCGGTCGCTTCGACCACCACCTCATCACTGGCCAGCAGGGTCTTGCCAAATCCCTCCAACGCAGTCCGCGTCATATCAATGCGGCCCGCATGTCGGAGCCTGCCGTCTTCCCAAAACACCACCTCCCCGAAGGTTCGGTGGACATCAATGCCAATTACCCGTCGCATTCGCACCTCCTCCTGCCAGACACATGACGGGAGCTGTCGGGCGACACGACAACTACGGATTCGCGCTCTCGGCGCAACCGGGCGAGTCGCAGAGGCGGCCAGCTACTAACTCGAGCTCTCGGCTCATCGTGTGTATCGGCCTGCCCGCACATCGTGCTCCCGGTGCCTCTGTCCCGATGGTCGCACCATACGCTACGATGTAGAATACCGCAGCGGAACGTTGGCACCGAGACATCTCATACCGGTTACCAACGCGGTCGAGGTGCTGCACCGCAGCTTGCGCAAGATCATCAAGAGCCGCGGCAGCTTTCCGGCCGACGAGGCGGCGCTCAAGCTCTTGTATCTCGCCATCAAGAACGCCGGCGTTCATTGGTGGCGGCCGGTCGAATGGACCGCCGCCATGGGGCAGTTCGCCATCCACTTCGGTGCGCGGTTTCCAGGAACCGCCCGCTGATGAGCACAATCGACATCACGGCGCCGACGATGATCGCTTGGTCCGAACCTTCGCCGTCAAGCCCCGCGCCTGCGGCGCGCCGCTGCGCGGCTTCGGGGCTTGACCGCTCGGTCCGGCCAAGCAAAGTGGTCGGCTATGCCGTCGATGCCACCAGTCAATATCTCAAATACCAACTTCAACCTTCACAGAAATCGCTTACACAAAATTTCGGACATTCCCCGGGCAGCCGGCCCGAAGGAGCCATCACTACAGAAAGCACGGCACCCCATCGCTGTTCACCGCCCTCGACATCGCGACGGGGACGCATCATCGGCAGGTGCTATGGACGCCATCGGGCTGCCGAGTTCCGCAAGTTCCTCGACGAGATCGAGGCCTCGGTGCCGCGCGAACTCAACGTCCATCTCGTCATAGACAACTACGTC includes:
- the tnpA gene encoding IS200/IS605 family transposase, which produces MEAEYNHLNHATWDCKYHVVFTPKYRKKLLFGKIKRHLGQVFHDLARRKECRIEEGHLMPDHVHMLISIPPKYSVSQIVGYMKGKSSIWIAQNVERKMRNFLGHKFWARGYFVTTVGRDEDMIRAYIKNQEMADQQLDQMELKISATPRSNQSS
- a CDS encoding recombinase family protein, with product MLISLNVADERLTTAHRAKLAYVYVRQSSVNQVRQHQESTELQYRLVDRAIGLGWPPERVQVIDEDLGKSGAGAVDRHGFQKLIAEIGLGNAGLVVSLDASRLARNNRDWHQLLELCSVFSVLIADGERLYDPRAYHDRLLLGLSGIMSEAELHQLRMRLHQGERQKAARGELRLPLPAGLAYDRAGAIVLNPDEEVQARLRLVFAKFRELQSARRVMRYLDRNGLSLPVRPLLGPSPHEIVWRAPDSARVLSILQNPAYAGAYVYGRRQKDPSRCRLGSLTGTVKVAIADWAVCLHAAHPGYISWEEFMANQGRLADNVCRYEAGHTGVPRKGAALLQGIAICGRCGRRMSMRYTGPNADYPVYCCRSDRDQQGSVLCQEVRALAVDGLVERVVLDALVPDQIEIALAAAGQLEQESRQLERQWALRVERARYEAERARRQYDTVEPENRLVARSLERAWEEKLRVVEAVEQEHARWRAQEPLLISPAERTGLQALGENLPRIWNAATTSAADRKRILRFVIREVVLDQKRTRGQVWLKIVWQTGATTEHHVQRRVHTYRDYVDIDQLRQRILELHAEHKMDGEIAAILNQEGFVAARGCAFKGENVWVLRTRWGIPTVKINGVDKNPMRWPDGSFSIQGAAAELGVTPQTVFDYLARGLLAGRQPITSSRAGGLMGNRQRRF
- a CDS encoding transposase, yielding MAPRHLIPVTNAVEVLHRSLRKIIKSRGSFPADEAALKLLYLAIKNAGVHWWRPVEWTAAMGQFAIHFGARFPGTAR